CAAAATAGACGTCCCCAAAACAAGAAAATGCAACGGTTAGTAAGAAACATCAAATGAAAACTGTAGCTAGTGTATAGTTTCATTTAAACAAACCATACCATAAACTTAGAAAAAGTCCACAATTTTTAATAAGCAACATGTAAAAAGCGTTGCCTATGAAttgaaaaaaatttgataaatCTTGCCACTTCTAcgttaaactttaaaattaaaGATATAATTAGTAAATAATTTCCTGTTCATTTATATGGAGATTCAATTCTGCCATAAACCTTTGTTTTATTCTAATAGATTATATGtccatattattaattaaatgagAAGAAACACATGTATAAATTGATCAAAACATATCAACATGAAGTATTCATAAGATGAAGTGTAATAAGCTCTTTGaaatgttaaaataaatattttcaaaataaatccaAACTCTTTGAAATGTAATAAACTAATTATTTGGCTTATGTAACTCCataaaacaaaacataattaTCCATGTTTGAAACAATGACGGTCTTCATCATATTGAAGATCGTCATCTTGATCATATTGAAGATCGTCATCTTGATCATAATGAAGATCGTCATCATCTTGGAGATCTTCGTCATCTAAGAGATCTTCATCTTGTTCATCTTGAGGATCATCTTCGTGTGTAACctataaataaaaagaaacaaatttataaattaatataaacactAAAAAAATCACCTTTTTAAAGCTAAAGACACCAAAGAAGCAAATTTATTTCTATTAAAAATGCAGTAATTTACTAAGCATGCATTGAACATAATTTACCATGCTTTTTtgttggctttataccaccggtttagtccggttcgaggacaagttctggcatcaagtggttccatcctcctcccgatcgcagttgcgggggagtggttctccctaccaagtccagcgccaatcaccactggaccaactaacgattggttaatTAACCATACTTTTAAACATCATTAACCACAAATCTATAAGTATTTCAAAGTATATCCATGATGTCCATTATATCCATTATAAGTttgcaaattattttcaaatatataGGAATATGTATCGTTCTAACTATGTTAACCTTGTCCATTATGTCCATTGTATCAAAATAATAGAACCATTATAGATATATATACTGAATCTGTAAGAGGTCCTAACTATGTTAACTTTGTCATAGGTATCATGCAAGTAGATTTTATTGAGCCAACTCATGATAAACAAGATTTTGAGAAAACTTTCATGCTTCAAAAGCTAAAAGCGCGATTGAACTCAAATCTTTATGAAATTTAGACATAAATTTTATCCATCAAAACACTAAAGAAATAGTAACTcaaaacttaataaaataaatgccGATTTTAATTAATATCAATTGTAGTACCTTTTGATGAACATGAGCATAGGTTGATGTCGATGAGCGTGGTGTTGGAATATTATCATTGTTCAAAACTTCTGTCATCTTATCATATACTTCCTCTTCAGTTAAATGTGGATTTTgttgcatatacatgcttttcaAAAGTGCCTCCATTGCTCCCATCTTTTGTGCCATGTCAGAAATTTTACCATCATATTGCTTTTTCATTAAagaaatttctttatttttttcaacaatGATGGTGTGACAGTTCTTCCGTAACATCTCACTCTATTGGGCTTTTCTTTTCTAAATAGTGATTGAAATGTTTGTGTTCCAGCTTCAGTTGAATTTTCAATAGATTCTTGAAGTTTATCTTAATACATCAAACTATcagttttaaacaaaattaaaaattacatGTTCAACTAAAATGGATATTATAATTTAACTTACAATCGCAAATTGGGTTTCCTCATCCACTTGTTTTCCCTTGCGACTTTTTCGAGTGAAAGTAAAAACAGGGGTTTGAATCCCAAATTATACATTTAGACTAAATTAATTTTTCCATGTTTATATAAATcacattaaattaatataatacaaatatataaaaggCTTCAAggacaggggttcgatccctatATGTTGCATTTTATAATACGCTGAATAAGTTAAGTTATAATAGGCCACACTTCTAGATTGTTGTCTTCTTTAAAATATACAGGCACATTTCATAATCGTGGCATAAAACAATTAAGTGACGGTTATATTCTATCCAAGTTTCACTAACCGTCGTTTATGATTAATAGACTACAGTTACATTGTACCCGCGTTTCCAGAACtgtaacataaaataaataagggACGGTTTGCCAGTTGTTGTATAGAAACTCTTCAACGcattgttagctggagatttcgtttaagaagttgatcttcgaaggttttaagttcgaagaatgatggttactgatgaccatcttcgaagatttaaaaaatggctactgatggccatgcttcaagaAGATGTTTAAGTTGAAACGAAGGAGAGAAGTATCGAAGCTAACACGGAAGATATctttgccaagacttagacatttcgcggaaaattacataaagtactgaagcttaatgtatttccgtaacattttcgaatataactatatggccacatgtcaaaaaggacttgagcgggaagatttgaattgcaAAACGGTTTATGTAACTGCacatagacagatggcatccccagagttctcgtggataacgtggcattagattattgtatgaccgttagggtcaaatttagtataaataggagtcttaatgataggattttgtgtgttcattttgtacaaatcactcacatattgctcaagtatcaagtgttaagagaaagagttcgctgagaaatgtacgtatgacaccaccaatttgaatacatgtgtatttacttttatcaaatatcttttcgatttctttactttctttgtttaaacttttactttcgaagtcatttaatttcatgcacattactttcctgcaatttatattcttacgacttacatt
The Vicia villosa cultivar HV-30 ecotype Madison, WI linkage group LG6, Vvil1.0, whole genome shotgun sequence genome window above contains:
- the LOC131614609 gene encoding uncharacterized protein LOC131614609 — protein: MAQKMGAMEALLKSMYMQQNPHLTEEEVYDKMTEVLNNDNIPTPRSSTSTYAHVHQKVTHEDDPQDEQDEDLLDDEDLQDDDDLHYDQDDDLQYDQDDDLQYDEDRHCFKHG